The genomic window CCTCAATTATGACTTTATTCACGGGCGCTATTATTACCTCCGAACCAATCCTTTACCATAATTACTACTTCGCGCAATTGGGAAGATTTTATCCTATCTTTGCCTCCTTGTTATTTGTGGTCTGTATCCTCTCTTATCGCAACATCTTCATCTATGCCAATAAGCTGGAAGACCGGGCATTGCAGATCATCATGCCGGTTGGTCTTGGATTGTGCCTGCTATGTGGCCTGCTTGATTATGGTGGTAAACTACGCGGGAGCCCATTGTTACCTGGCTTTGAAAATACTTTTTCTTTGGGGATGGTGATCATCAGTCTTTCCTTTGGTATCTTCATTCTGGTTAATTATGCCCGCCTTATTCGGGAATACCACCGGTCATTAGCGAATCTGGAATTCCTGTTGCAAAAGAACGTAAAGAGTTTTGATGAATTTGTTCAGTTGATTGCCCGCACGATTGATGCCAAGGATAAATACACCGCTGGCCACTCCCTGAGGGTAGCAGAATATGCGGTCCGGATCGCCCGCCGTTTAAATCTTGAAGAACGACAGATCGAACTTTTACGCAAAGCCTGCCTTCTCCACGATATCGGCAAAATTGGTATTCCGGATGGCGTCCTCAACAAAAAATCTCCATTGACTGATAAAGAACGCTCTTACATCTTTCGACATCCGATATTGGGGAAGGAGATTTTGAGTCAGATGAGTGAATTTCATGAGATCCTTGATATCATATATTTTCATCACGAGCACTATAATGGTTCTGGATATCCCCACGGTTTAAAAGAAGATGAAATTCCTCTTTTAGCCCGGATTCTGGCGGTGGCGGATGCCTACGATGCGATGCTTTCGGAAAGGCCTTATCGTCCACCGAAGACTAAGCTGGAGGCGATAAAAGAGTTGCTGAATTTTAGCGGTAAGCAATTTGACCCGTATGTAGTGGAAAAATTTATTGAATCATTGTACCAAGAAAATTGCGAGATTTCACCGGATAATCTCCCTGATTAAGTATCGGTAATTAGGCTTTTTGCCAATCAAAAACACCGAGGGTAATTCATTGAGGATTGCTTCTGCCTTTTGTTTATCATCAGAGAAGATTTCTACCAGCGGTTCTCCCTTATCAACCCGTGCCCCTGTCTTTTTGTAAATTCTAAAACCACAACCCGGGTCGATCTGGTCTTCCTTTTTTAATCGCCCAGCCCCCAGTTTCGTCGCTAAAATACCCAGTTTTTGTGTATCAATCCTTTGGATATAACCACTCTTTTGTGCATGAAATAGACGGCGCTTTTGGGCGATGGGTAGTCTTCCGTAGTCTTCTATCACTTGCGCATCACCTCCCTGGGCAATGATGATCTCCTTGAACTTCCTCAATGCCTCACCCCTCACAATTTTTTCTTTTAAAAGTCTTGTTCCTCCCTTTACTTCCGCAAGCTTAAGCATCAGTAATGCAAGGGTGAAGGTGAGTTCCATTAGGTCTGGAGGACCTTTTCCTTTTAGGCATTCGATCGCCTCCATAACCTCCAGGGCATTACCCACATAAGCACCCAGGGGATCATTCATGTCGGTCAAAACAGCGATCGTTTTTACTCCGAATTTCTTGCCGGTCTGGACCAGATAATGGGCAAGTTGTTTTGCTTTTTTATAATCTTTCATAAATGCGCCATTGCCGAATTTTACATCCAGCACCAGACCATCAAGGTTTTCAGCAAGCTTTTTGGACATGATACTGGCTGTGATCAACGGAATAGATTCAACCGTGGCAGTGACATCCCGTAGACTGTAAATTAATCGGTCTGCCGGTGCAATCTCCTGGGTTTGTCCAATAAAACCAGCATTGATTGTTTTTAGCTGTTTTTTAAATTCCGTCAAACTCAGATCGGTTCTGAATTTAGGAATTGCCTCCAGTTTATCCAGGGTACCTCCGGTATGACCCAAACTCCGACCGGAAATCATGGGTATACAGATACCACAGCTGGCAACGAGCGGGGTGAGAATTAGGGAGATTTTGTCGCCTACCCCGCCGGTGGAGTGTTTGTCTATCTTTGGCAGTTTAATGTCTGATAAATCGAGAATGGAGCCGGATTGGAGCATGGCTTTGGTTAAAAAGGTTGTTTCTTCAAAATCCATACCTTGAAAATAGACCGCCATTAGGAAGGCAGCGAATTGATAATCAGGGATCAGACCGGCGGTATAATCATTAATCAATGATTCAATCTCAGAAGCATCGAGTTTCTCCCCGTTTCTTTTTTTGATGAGGATATCAAGGAAATTATATCCCATCACGATTATTATATCCGTGGGCTAAAGAAAAATCAACGGTCTAATATCGATAAAAAGTTGACAAAGATTAAAGGGGTGGGTATAATTTATCAAATTAAGAGAAAAGGAGTCCAAATGGGATATTTGTTGATGGGATTTATGATACTTGCAGCAAGCAGAGGACATGAGACTAAGGTTGGTCAGACAATCGTCTGGTCATTTGAAACGGGATGGCAAGACTGGACACACACCAGTAGCTATCAATTCCCCAATGCCTGGGGTATCGCAAGCTCCAATCTATACCCGGGTTGGAGACCACCTGATGCCCAAGATTTCTGTTTATGGTTTGATGATGCATCGGCTGGTCCTGGCGCACCTGTGTTTAAAGATACTGCCCTTTCTCCGCTCATTGTTCCGGATTCCACCACCACCTGGTTAAAATGGGGTGTAACATACAATTTCTTCGGCGGTGCAGAACGGTTAGAGATGGGGATTAAATATTTTGATGATAGCACCTGGCGTGTCGTGCCTTTAAGAATTTACACCTCCGATGTTTTAGGGCAATGGGATTCGGCAGATGTTAGTGCCTATAAGATCTATCCAAAAATCCAGGTTTATGTCTACTATGATGACGGCGGTGGCTGGCAATGGTATGGGGCAATTGACAATGTAACGATAAATGGAATGTTATACATACCGGACCATGATGTGGGCACGATTGCCATTCTTCAACCTCCGGAGAATCTGCTGCCCCATACGATATATCATCCTACCGCAATATTTAAAAACTTCGGAGGGAATCAAGAGGTTTTCCAGGGCCACTTTCAAATCGACTCTTCAGGGATTGTTATCTATCACCGCATTCAGAATGTAACTCTTTATCCGGGCGCGGATACTACCATCACCTTTGACGAATGGAGGAGTGGTGTCAATGTCGGTATGTCTTACTTATTCAAAGCATTTACCGTTTTAACCAGTGATATGAATCCCCTGAATGATACATTGGTGAAAACTGGTATCGTTAATCAAACATTCTGGGAGATTCTGCCGGCTCAGTTTCCACAGCCGAGCTCCGGGCACTCCCTGGCAACATTGCATAATGGTCGATATATGGTATTCGGACTCAATACCTCAGCGGGTTATACCCATCAGACCTGGATTTATGAGATAAATTCAGATCAGTGGATTGCGGGACCAATCAATCCCTATGGGTGTGGGGCTTACGGAACAGCCCAGGGGGTTCGGGGTAAATATTACCGGATAGGTGGTACTGATTCTTGGCCCACACCCATAGCCCGGGTCGAGATCTACGATCCTGTTTCTTCACAGTGGACAAGGGGTGCAGATTGTCCGATGGCTAATATTGATATGGTTTCTGGTGTTTATAAAGATTCCCTCATTTTCACTTTCGGAGGTGGTAACTGGGGAGGCATCGTCTTACCCCATACCAATGTTTACTTTTATGATACATACCTTGATAATTGGAGCCAAGCGACCAATATCCCTGGTCCGGGTCGGGGTTGTGCAGCAGGTGGAATAATTGATACCTTTGCTATTGTGGCCTGTGGCTATGATGGTTCAGCGGTCTACCGGAGTGATTATATTGTGGGCAGGATAAACCCCAATAACTGCGCACAAATCAACTGGAGCACACCTGCACTGATCCCGGGAATGGTGGGTCGGTATCGGGTGCCCAGTGGTATAGACCGGATAAACAAAGAGCTCTGGCTTGTTTGTGGCCAGATAACCGGAGGGACCAGCGATGAGATCTGGTCTTATAACCCATACACCAATACCTGGACAAACTGGAATAGACCAAAACCACATCCAGTAGGAAATGTTTCACCAATCGTGGTGACCCTGACGGCACTGGGCGACTTAGGTATATTTATTGCCAGTGGTTACTTGGGCGGAACTTTGATTTCGGAGCACGAAGTTTTCCATACTGGCTATTCTCCAGGCATTGAGGAAAACTTTTCCCTTGAAAAAAATCCATCGCAGGTTCTCATCAAGTTGCCTAACCCGACAGGCGCACATGTTCCAATCACTTATACTACCACTAAAACCGGCACAGTCACCCTGCATATTTACGATGTCACGGGCCGGCTGGTGCGGCGGCTGGTCAATCGGGTGCATGAGCCTGCCGGGGCAAAGACTGTTTACTGGGATGGTGAGGATGATCACAAAAGGTGCGTTCCCGGTGGGATTTACTTTATAAAACTTGAGGCGGAAAATAGAGTGATTAGTAAAAAATTTGTTCTTATCAGATAACTGAATTTTTGCTAATCCTCTAAACCGAAAACACCTCAATGTTAAAATTCTCTTTGAATGATCTGCATACGGTGCGGTTTTTTGTGAGTCAGAATAGAAAAAGAACCAGATGAAAAAGATTATGGAAACGGGATTAAGCGCATCCGGAAATCTTGCCTGAATCTTCTCCACTAAAATGTTTTATTTAGTGACAATAAAATCTATTTCGGAGAATGTCTGGCTGTTCTCCTCTCGTAGCGCAGGGCTTTAGCCTTGCAAGAATTAAAGAATGCAAACCCGAAGATTTGTCCTACACTGATAATTGTATATAAATAAAAGTTTTTCTCTGCCATTGATAGCCCATTAGGTGTGAAAGATAACTTCAAGAGAGTGGAGAGGACTCAGAAATCGACTAAGTCCTCTCCACTCTCTGTCAAATCATTTTTATGCGCTAAATTATTAGCGGTAGCCGCACCCTTCAGGGTGCGAAATACCCTGGGATTTAAAAACATTTATCCGCAGGCTAAAGCCTGCGCCTACCATTTTACCGGTTACCACCCGACTAACTTTTTATTTATGCAATGCGAAAGGCTTGCCCTACGAAGGGCATCAATCAAAACCTTGTCCGACACTGAAATTATTGGATGCCCTTACCAATTTTGCCCATAGGTTTTATTGTCACTAAATAAAACATTTTATAAAAATGTGGAGAGGCTCAGCGCAATTGACTCTTGACATTCTTGCAATTATATATATAATATTCAAATTAAAATTTTGGGGGAATAGCCCCAGATTAGTTTAAATTAATGATTTGGGAAAATAGAGCAAAGGAGTGCGTATGTTTGGAAAAAAGAAGAGAGTGGTCGGTCTTGATATTGGGTCAAGCCAAACCAAGGTAGTAGAACTTCTTCCCGGCAAGACCAAGAGATTATTAAATTACGGTATTTCCAAAATCTTGCCGGATGCAATTGTGGAAGGTGAGATTATCGACCGTGAAGCAGTTCTGGACTCAATAAAAACGCTTTTTGAGACTAGGAACATCACCACTCGGGATGTGGTGATTGGTTTAGCAGGTAGGGATGTGATAATAAAAAGAATCGTAATGGACCGCCTCAGTGAAGCCGAGACCCGGGAACAGATAAAATGGGAGGCGGAACAATATGTACCCTTTGATATCAATGAAGTATCTCTTGATTTTGATGTGGTCAATCCGAATTACGGTGAAAATCAGCAAGAAGTGGTGTTGGTTGCAGCAAAGAACGAACTCATAAACAACCTCACAGCCCTTTTAAAGGAAATAAATTTAAATCCTGTGATCATTGACACCGCGGCATTTGCGCTCCAGAATGCCTTTGAATACAACTATCAACCCAGTCCCGATGAGCTCATCGCCTTGGTTAATATCGGGGCGGGCATGACGATAATCAATGTTATAAAGGGTGGTTCCTCATTGCTTGCTCGTGATGTTTATTACGGTGTCAACTCTTATATCAATAAGTTGCAGAAAGAGATCGGTTTTAACTATGAGGATGCCGCAAATGCCGTAAAAGGAACAATTCCGGTGGGAGCCTCGAGCGATTCAATCCACGCAGTTTTTGAGTCCTTTGTTAATGACCTGAGCACACAGATTGAGAGAAGTCTACAATTTCTTTCTACGGTGACCGGAGAAGAACGTGTGAACAAGATGTACATAACCGGTGGGGGTGCACTAATTGCAAATATGGTTGATTACCTGAAACGAAGATTGAATATGAATGTAGAAATTTTCAATCCCTTTAAGAACATTTTATATGACCCCTCCATCTTTGCACCCGAAGGGGTTGAGGTTGTGGGACCGCTTCTTACTCAGGCTGTCGGACTTGCATTAAGGGGGGACTAATGATAAAAATAAATCTATCGCCTAGCCCTAAAAAGGCGAAAGCGCCAAAGGCAAAAGCCGCAAAACCCGGGGCCCCAGCCATTAAGTTACCCGCCGTGAAATTGGGTGCCCTTTATATCCTGGGAATTGCGGTGGTTGTGATCATTATCGCGCTATTTCTGATTATACAATCGAGTAAGATTGGTGGATTAAACCGTGATATTACCCAATTACAGACGAAACTTGATGAATTAAAAGTGTATGTCGCCACGGTGGATAGCTTGAAAAAACGCGAGAAGGAATTAATGACCCTCCTCAGCCCAATTAAAGAACTAAATAGGAATAGATTTCTTATTGCTCACATCCTCGATGAGATATCTGCACGCCTCCCAGAATTCACATGGCTGACAATGCTCAATGTTTCTTCCCAGAACATTGACATCAAGGGCACGACTGCATCGAATCTACTCGTTGCGGAATTTATGAATCGTCTGGAGGAATCACCCTACATTGGCAATGTCGACCTCACGGTTCTGGAAAAAAAGACTGTGGAGAAACAGGAGATGATGGAGTTTACCTTAACCGCAAATGTTAAGATTGATTCAGCAGGAGGTACAAGATGAATTTAAAGGAGACAAAAACCCAACAGGCGATTGCGTTTTTTATTATTTTGATAATTGTGCTCGTGCTCTTTTTCAAACTCCCCTATGCTGCGAATCAGAAAAAGATTGAAGCCCTTACCGCAAGAAAAGATTCATTGCAGATAAAAGTTCAGGAAGCCGAAGCGGCGAAAGCCCGGCTCCCGGAATTGCAGGCGACGATTGCCCGACTGGAAGCCGAATGGGAAGTGGCGAAAGAGATGTTGCCTCAGGAAAAAGAGATTCCAAAATTGATTCAGCAGATCTCTAATTCGGGTACCAAAGCGGGTGTCAGTTTTCTTTTATTCAAACCTGGTGGCCCGGTGGCGAGACAGAATTATTCCGAGATTCCTGTTCAGATAAAGGTGGCTTGTGGCTATCATCAACTGGGGAGATTTCTTTCCAATCTCGGCAATCTTCCCCGGATTGTTAATGTGCCTTCGGTGAAGATCGTTCCGGGGAAGGATCGAAGCACCGAAGCCGAATTGCAGGCAATTACTTACACTGTGGCTAAAACACAGGAGGTGCCAAGTGGTATTCCACGCCGTCGCTAATCTTATCTGTGTTTTATTAATTTTTAATCAGACACCCGCCGCCGATTCGCTATTCCCGGTAGAGAAGTATAACTATGAACCCGCTGGTCGGAGGGATCCCTTCGTTCCTTTGCTCGGGCTCGAATTGGGTGGTGGTAAGACTGGCCATTTAAGTCCGGAAAATTTGCGTCTCATCGGGATTTTGTGGGGAGACCGCGGGTACTATGCACTGGTAAAAGATGGCCAGGACAATGGTTACATTTTAAAGCGTGGCGACCGCGTTGCCGGTGGTCATGTTAGTGAAATTAATAATCAGGCAATAGTTTTTGAAATCATGCATGCCGGAGTTGTGACCAAGTATGAATTACGACTCCAAGAGGGAAAAGAAAGGAGGTAAATTATGAAATTTTTGTTAACAATTCTTTCAATTCTCGCACTGCTCAATGGAACAATCATCAAGGATATAGTGGTAAAATCGGAAGGAGTTAATACCAAATTGGTCATTGAATCCGATGGTCCTTTCATCGCCAATGCATTCAGTTTGAAGGATCCCTCAAGATTGGTTGTTGACTGTTCAGGGGTTTCCAGTGCGCTCACCGGTAGAAGTTATGTTCTCAATAGCGGCGGGATAAAAGAGATCTCCATCACTGGCTTTGCCGGGCAACCCGACTTGGTCCGGGTAGTCGCCAAACTGAATCAGGATTATTCTTTTTTAACCACCACTGAAGGTAACAATTTTATCGTAACCTTGCTCACCGGACTCACAGCACCTATCCCCACCTGGCAGGCTTTGACAGCCCAGGCGATGAGCACCGTCCCCACCGAAGCACCTCCACCGGTAGTTCCTACTGCCCGGCCACCAGTAAGTATCACAGGCCGGCCGATCAGCATCGACCTTGAAAATGCCGATATTTTAACCGTTTTGCGGGCACTCTCTGAGTATGCTGGGGTGAACATTGTCGCGGGAAAGGATGTAAAGGGAACGGTTACGGTGAGATTGCATAATGTTCCTTGGAAACAGGCATTGGAGATAATTCTACGAGCAGCTGGGTATGCATACCGTGAGGATCCTGGTGTGATTCGGGTCGATACCGCAGAAAACCTTGATAAACAAGATTTTGATCTGCCTCTTATTTCTAACATCTATAAACTGGAATTTGCTAATCCTTCTGAGATGTTAAATAAAATACAGGCGATGCTTTCACCCAAGGGTAAGGCAAATGTCGATGAACGGACGAATTCGGTGGTTGTGACGGATGTGGAGCCGATTCACGAAAAGATTAAACAGTTGGTCAAACTTCTCGACACCCCGACACCTCAAGTAGAAATTATGGCGAAGGTGGTGGATATCGATGCCTCGCAGTCTCAGGGATTGGGTATCAACTGGACACTCAAAGGGCTGGAAAGCAGACTTTTGAGAGTTGATGTGACAAGTAATCCCACCCCAGCAATCGCGGGTTATGGGGTTTTCAATGTTGGTACGGTTCCATCCTTGGCCCAGGTAAATGCTACAATAAACATGCTCGAAGAGAAGGGCAAGGCAAATACCATCTCAGCACCACGGGTTTCAGCAGTGGATAACAAAAAGGCATCAATACTCGGTGGTCAGCGTTTCGGTATCCCAACCCGAGATATGGCAGGTAATACGGTTATTCAATTCTATACCGTGGGTACAAAACTGGAAGTTACTCCTCACATCAATTCCCTCGAAGAAATAACGATGGAGATCCATGCTGAGGTAAGTGAATTAGACCGTGCTTCAGCCCTTGCCGGACGTCCGATAATCACCACTTCCGAGGCCGATACCAGGGTTTTGGTGAAAGATGGGAATACCGTGGTCATCGGTGGTTTTATCCGAAAGAAAGAAACAAAGAATGTGCGGGGGATACCGATTCTTAAAAATATTCCCATCATCGGTGCTTTATTCCGTGAGACGACAACAACTTACGAAGACCGCGAGTTGTTGATATTTATTACGCCCACGATAATTAAATAAGAAACATAAATCATAACTTTATTAGACGCCCCCGAAGCACATCCGTGTGCTTCGGGGGATTCGCTAAAAAATGAAGATTTTAACGGGAATCTATAAAGGTAGGAACATTAAGACTGCTCCAACCGGAATCAGACCGACGAAAGCGATAGTTCGTGCAGCAGTATTCAATATCCTTGGCGACTTGGTTATTGATGCCTCAGTGCTTGATATCTTTGCCGGAACTGGAGCGATGGGTATTGAAGCCCTTTCCCGTGGAGCAAGATTTTGTGTTTTCATCGAAAAAGATCCCCATGTTCTTTTCAAAAATATTAAGATGTTAAAACTCCAGAAGCAAGTGAGGGTAATAAAACAGGATTTTCGGCCGGGTTTAAAGAAGATCAAGGATATGAATTTTGATATTGTGTTTATTGATCCACCTTACCAGAGAAGATATCTTACAGAGGTCTTAAAGATCCTGCTCTTTTTAAATCTTATCACCAAAGGAAGTGTTGTGGTTGCAGAATATTCGGGTTTCAATCTTCCATCCATCCCTGAGGAATATTCCATAATAAAGACCAAACGGTATGGTGAAACAATAGTTTCTTTTTTAAAATTAAAGGAGAGTGAATGATGAGAAAGGCGGTCTATGCCGGAACATTTGATCCCATCACCTACGGTCATGTAGATGTGATAAACCGGGCAATAAGGATTTTTGATAAGATAATCGTGGGTGTCAGTGCCCGTCCAAAAAAAACACTATTCACCCTTGAGGAGAGAATCGATATGATACAGGAGATATTTAAAAATAATCCTCGCGTGACCGTTAGGGGTTTTTCTTCGTTGTTAGTGGAATTTGTTGAGTCGGTATCGGCCCGGACGATAATTCGGGGAATCCGTGCGGTTTCTGATTTTGATTATGAATTTCAGATGGCGCTGATGAACCGGAAATTGAATCCAGATATCGAAACCCTTTTTTTGATGCCTTCAGAGAATTATATCTTTATCAGTTCTTCGTTAGTCAAAGAAATTGCGGCGCTGGGTGGAGATGTCTCAAAACTGGTGCCACCGCCTGTGAAAAAAAGATTGATGGAGAAGTTTAATATTAAACCTTGATGCTGCGTTCAAGGAACATATGTCTTTTAATCTTTTGTGTCGTGGTCTTAGGAAATTCTTCTTCTCGGATTTCAAACTTGGTGATGCGTTTATAAGGGGGCAAATCCTCATTGACCTTTTTTATTTCTTCCCGAATTAAATTCTCAATATCATTAAATTGTAAATTGAGGTTGTGGGTAATGCTATATTCTTCAAGCAGTTCGTAATCGGGAAAGATTAAAGCGCAAACTTCTTCTTTTTTGGTGCAGGCATCGATTCGGGGAACGACCAGAACCTCTTTTATCCATTTGCTCGTCAGCAATTTTTCTTCTAACTCTTCAGGAATTATATTTTTGCCGGAGGCGGTCACGATCAAACTTTTCTTTCGTCCTGTGATATGAATGTATCCTTCGGCATCGATATAACCCAAATCCCCAGTATAAAGCCAGCCATCCTTTAATACTTCCGCAGTCGCTTCTTTATTATTATAATAGCCGAGCATCACATTAGGCCCTTTCACCATTAATTCCCCTATACCATCTTCATCCGGCTCAGAAATTTTTACTTCAATTCCGGGTAAGGGTTTACCCACGGTTTCGTTTTTGGGGCGATCCGGAGGATTTACTGACACCACGGGCGCGGCTTCGGTCAATCCGTAGCCCTGTAAAATTGGGATACCTAACATTTCCAGACCCCGGGCAACTTTTGCTGATAAAGCAGCTCCTCCAGAGACTGCCAGCCGCAAATTTTCTAATCCCATCTCTTTGCGTATCCGACTGAAGAATGGTCGGCGCAAGAATTTAAAAATAGAAGTAACACCACTCATAGTGGTGAATAACAATTTAGCTGGCAGGGGAGCTCTGGCGATTTTACGTTCTACACCCGCAAGAAATTTTTCAAACAAAAGGGGAACTGCAATTAGACATGTAACTTTTGCCTCTTTAAAAGTGGCAATTAGCTCGTTGGGTTTTAGACTCGGGGGATAATAAATGGATACCCCCCGATATAGAGGATATAAGAATCCGCAGGTGGCTTCAAAAGTGTGGTGCATAGGGATTATTGAGACAAAGGTATCTGTAGGATAAACCGGGATGACCTTTTCTATTGATTGGAGGTTGGCGATGATATTCTTATGACTGAGCATGACTGCCTTTGCCAGTCCAGTGGTTCCAGATGTGAAGATTAAGACCGCCAGGGCATCAGGTTCGATCTTGATTGAATGTTCCCCGGTTGGGGTGGGGAGTTTCTTGATCTCTTCCATACTTATGATCCATTTTAACCTCTTGAGGTCGCCTTTAAGCCCAACGATTTTGTATTTATGGAGTTCCGAGACCAACACACCCTTTGCCTCACTCTCACGAAGGATATGGAGCAATTCCGCTTCGGAATGCAGGGCATCAAGAGGGACACAAACAAGACCCGCACGCAAAATTCCCAGATAACTGATTGCCCATTCCGGACTGTTTTCACCTAAGATGGCAAAACGCTCTTTAGGTTTTAAACCAAGATGGAGGAGATACTGCTGGAGTGCGAGGACGCGGTCTTTTAATTGGGCATAGGTATAAACTGTATTGCCCTTCTTTAAGGCGATTTTTTCTGGATAATTTTTAACCGAGTGTTCGAATATCTCACCGAGGGTTTTCATCCACACTCCCCAAAATCATAATATTATCCCGCCCTTTTTTTAACAAAATCGGTATCAATTCGTCTACCCGATATTTTTCGCGCAAAAGAAAAAATTCCAAAAGCATGGGAAGATTGACACCACAAATAATCTTTAAATTTTTGTTTTCTCTCAGAATATTAAGACATGAGATTGCACAACTGCCTCCGGGTAAGTCGACAAAGACGATTTTTTCGTCTCCATCCGAACCCAACGATTTTTTTAACAATTCAGTCAAAGTACTGCAGGATAAGTTTTCATTGGAGAATACTTCGACCATCTCCTGTTTGCCGAGAATCTTTTCCACAGTATTTAGCAGCGCCTGTGCAAGGTTTCCATGACCAATTATTACACCTTTAATCATTCAATATCCTCGTCAAAATGGACACTGGGAACTTCCCTTTTTAGAAGTAGGCGGCGCAATTCTTCGTTGTATTCCCGGGCAACATTTATACCCCTTAACTCCAGGAGATAGTTCATTGCTACAACTTCGGCGATAACCGAAATATTCTTCCCCGGGGTAAGGGGTAACTTGATATAAGGAATTGCCACGCCCAGAATCTTTTTAGTTTTTTTGGTCAGGCCCAATCTCTCATACTCACCTTTTGTCTCGGACCAGTAAACGAGTTCGATGATTATTTCAATCCTTTTGCGAAGGCGGACGGCTTTTACTCCAAAGATCCGAAAGATATCAACAATCCCCACCCCACGGATTTCAAGGTGATGTTTAAGCTTATCGCTTTTTT from candidate division WOR-3 bacterium includes these protein-coding regions:
- the rsmD gene encoding 16S rRNA (guanine(966)-N(2))-methyltransferase RsmD; protein product: MKILTGIYKGRNIKTAPTGIRPTKAIVRAAVFNILGDLVIDASVLDIFAGTGAMGIEALSRGARFCVFIEKDPHVLFKNIKMLKLQKQVRVIKQDFRPGLKKIKDMNFDIVFIDPPYQRRYLTEVLKILLFLNLITKGSVVVAEYSGFNLPSIPEEYSIIKTKRYGETIVSFLKLKESE
- a CDS encoding long-chain fatty acid--CoA ligase, with amino-acid sequence MKTLGEIFEHSVKNYPEKIALKKGNTVYTYAQLKDRVLALQQYLLHLGLKPKERFAILGENSPEWAISYLGILRAGLVCVPLDALHSEAELLHILRESEAKGVLVSELHKYKIVGLKGDLKRLKWIISMEEIKKLPTPTGEHSIKIEPDALAVLIFTSGTTGLAKAVMLSHKNIIANLQSIEKVIPVYPTDTFVSIIPMHHTFEATCGFLYPLYRGVSIYYPPSLKPNELIATFKEAKVTCLIAVPLLFEKFLAGVERKIARAPLPAKLLFTTMSGVTSIFKFLRRPFFSRIRKEMGLENLRLAVSGGAALSAKVARGLEMLGIPILQGYGLTEAAPVVSVNPPDRPKNETVGKPLPGIEVKISEPDEDGIGELMVKGPNVMLGYYNNKEATAEVLKDGWLYTGDLGYIDAEGYIHITGRKKSLIVTASGKNIIPEELEEKLLTSKWIKEVLVVPRIDACTKKEEVCALIFPDYELLEEYSITHNLNLQFNDIENLIREEIKKVNEDLPPYKRITKFEIREEEFPKTTTQKIKRHMFLERSIKV
- a CDS encoding secretin N-terminal domain-containing protein translates to MKFLLTILSILALLNGTIIKDIVVKSEGVNTKLVIESDGPFIANAFSLKDPSRLVVDCSGVSSALTGRSYVLNSGGIKEISITGFAGQPDLVRVVAKLNQDYSFLTTTEGNNFIVTLLTGLTAPIPTWQALTAQAMSTVPTEAPPPVVPTARPPVSITGRPISIDLENADILTVLRALSEYAGVNIVAGKDVKGTVTVRLHNVPWKQALEIILRAAGYAYREDPGVIRVDTAENLDKQDFDLPLISNIYKLEFANPSEMLNKIQAMLSPKGKANVDERTNSVVVTDVEPIHEKIKQLVKLLDTPTPQVEIMAKVVDIDASQSQGLGINWTLKGLESRLLRVDVTSNPTPAIAGYGVFNVGTVPSLAQVNATINMLEEKGKANTISAPRVSAVDNKKASILGGQRFGIPTRDMAGNTVIQFYTVGTKLEVTPHINSLEEITMEIHAEVSELDRASALAGRPIITTSEADTRVLVKDGNTVVIGGFIRKKETKNVRGIPILKNIPIIGALFRETTTTYEDRELLIFITPTIIK
- the coaD gene encoding pantetheine-phosphate adenylyltransferase; translation: MRKAVYAGTFDPITYGHVDVINRAIRIFDKIIVGVSARPKKTLFTLEERIDMIQEIFKNNPRVTVRGFSSLLVEFVESVSARTIIRGIRAVSDFDYEFQMALMNRKLNPDIETLFLMPSENYIFISSSLVKEIAALGGDVSKLVPPPVKKRLMEKFNIKP